From Fimbriimonadia bacterium, a single genomic window includes:
- a CDS encoding neutral/alkaline non-lysosomal ceramidase N-terminal domain-containing protein — MPRAVVIVLLWLTAAIVSADLAAGVARVGLTPDPSAEKVPLGGYTARGNKKAIGVRDEVGATALVLSSGGQRFAIVSCDLLTVPASLSEAVAARLPSWSEQDLVLCATHTHCAPDSQRLNRRMRFPVPGIATFDAKALDWTAERIAAAIRQAETCLEPVTLWTGSAAADLSRGRRPAETALPNCRGPIVGRMPQKLRRQAAPHPEPDVLHVAEFRRGDGTPLVLLVNYAAHPTIFGDKMLQISAEWPGELARCWERRNPGTPLLFLNGALGDRSPVADRGTDDDERVALYARSLLRVIAGAMGNLSPVSRGPMEADGHGRQVAHGTSPGPSPEHMLVRYTVASLPAAQPHPELVREMAAQGIPKGLLGQVVQGFAPPAAPMRLLQVGGWRVLFVPGEPTTKAGAELRRAARADFVASFASEWVGYVLTPEEYAQGGYEATVSFHGPHLLDVLLAAARCLR, encoded by the coding sequence ATGCCCCGAGCTGTCGTCATCGTCTTGCTATGGCTCACCGCTGCAATCGTCAGCGCCGACCTGGCGGCCGGAGTCGCCCGGGTCGGTCTCACACCGGATCCGAGTGCGGAGAAGGTTCCGTTGGGCGGCTACACGGCCCGAGGCAACAAGAAGGCCATCGGCGTGCGCGACGAGGTCGGCGCGACCGCTTTGGTGCTCTCCTCGGGCGGGCAGCGCTTCGCCATCGTGTCGTGCGACCTGCTCACCGTCCCCGCATCCCTGTCAGAAGCGGTTGCGGCGCGTCTCCCCAGCTGGTCGGAGCAGGACCTCGTCCTATGCGCCACTCACACCCACTGCGCGCCGGACAGCCAGCGCCTCAACCGCCGAATGAGGTTTCCGGTGCCCGGCATCGCCACCTTCGACGCGAAGGCACTGGACTGGACCGCCGAGCGCATCGCTGCAGCCATCCGACAGGCGGAGACTTGCCTCGAGCCCGTGACGCTCTGGACCGGCTCTGCCGCAGCGGACCTCAGCCGGGGCAGGCGACCAGCAGAGACCGCACTGCCGAACTGCCGCGGGCCAATCGTCGGTCGCATGCCGCAGAAACTCCGCCGTCAAGCTGCGCCACATCCCGAGCCGGACGTTTTGCACGTCGCCGAGTTCCGGCGAGGGGACGGAACTCCCCTGGTCCTTCTGGTCAACTATGCGGCTCACCCCACGATCTTCGGCGACAAGATGCTGCAGATATCCGCCGAGTGGCCGGGAGAGTTGGCCCGTTGCTGGGAAAGGCGCAACCCCGGAACGCCCCTCCTGTTCCTGAACGGCGCACTGGGCGACCGTTCTCCGGTCGCCGATAGAGGCACGGATGACGACGAACGGGTGGCTCTCTACGCCCGCTCCCTGCTGAGAGTGATCGCAGGTGCCATGGGCAACCTGTCGCCCGTGAGTCGCGGCCCGATGGAAGCGGATGGGCACGGGCGACAGGTTGCCCATGGCACCTCTCCTGGGCCCTCTCCGGAGCACATGCTCGTCCGCTACACCGTGGCCTCACTGCCCGCTGCGCAGCCGCATCCCGAGCTTGTTCGGGAGATGGCCGCCCAGGGCATCCCCAAAGGGTTACTCGGCCAGGTAGTGCAGGGCTTTGCTCCACCCGCGGCGCCCATGCGCTTGTTGCAAGTCGGCGGCTGGCGCGTTCTGTTCGTGCCCGGCGAGCCCACCACCAAGGCGGGCGCGGAGCTTCGGCGGGCAGCACGGGCCGACTTCGTCGCCTCCTTCGCCAGCGAGTGGGTGGGATACGTGCTGACGCCCGAGGAGTACGCCCAAGGTGGGTACGAGGCCACCGTCTCCTTCCACGGCCCGCACCTGCTGGACGTGCTCCTCGCCGCTGCGCGTTGTCTTCGCTAG
- a CDS encoding glycoside hydrolase family 27 protein, which produces MIAPTPPMGWNSWNTFGGDISEELVKETVQAIIEHGFAEAGYRYVNLDDLWQAPERGPDDRLVPDPHKFPNGIKALADYVHSKGLKFGIYSCVGTHTCARVPGSFAHEEMDAQTFADWGVDFLKHDYCYLPEGVSGPMLYRRMGQALRATGRPILFSICNWGREEPWTWAASTGAQMWRTGPDIVDTWESICDMGFRQAGLEAYAGPDHWNDPDMMVVGMYGKGNAAVGQVPTDTEYRTHFSLWCLMAAPLLMGCDVRNLNPAAREILLNREVIAVDQDPLGRQGYRVGNSWLVGEVWAKPLADGSVAVGLFNRHDTERQLVGVAWESLGIHDRRPCVVRDLWAQQYVGEFRGSYSQYVEPHGCGLVRLHPA; this is translated from the coding sequence ATGATCGCACCCACACCCCCGATGGGCTGGAACAGTTGGAACACCTTCGGCGGAGACATCAGCGAGGAGCTGGTAAAGGAGACCGTGCAGGCGATCATCGAGCATGGATTCGCCGAAGCCGGGTACCGATACGTCAATCTGGACGACCTGTGGCAGGCGCCGGAACGCGGCCCAGACGACCGGCTGGTGCCCGACCCGCACAAGTTTCCGAACGGGATCAAGGCGCTGGCAGACTATGTGCACTCCAAAGGCCTGAAGTTCGGCATCTACTCTTGTGTCGGTACCCACACCTGCGCGCGAGTGCCTGGCAGCTTTGCTCACGAGGAGATGGACGCGCAAACCTTCGCCGATTGGGGCGTGGACTTCCTGAAGCACGATTACTGCTATCTCCCCGAAGGCGTCTCTGGCCCGATGCTGTACCGCCGCATGGGCCAGGCGCTGCGTGCGACCGGGCGGCCAATCCTGTTCAGCATCTGCAACTGGGGTCGCGAGGAGCCCTGGACGTGGGCGGCGAGCACCGGCGCACAGATGTGGCGAACTGGACCCGACATCGTAGACACCTGGGAGAGCATCTGCGACATGGGGTTCCGCCAAGCCGGGCTGGAGGCGTACGCCGGGCCCGACCACTGGAACGACCCGGACATGATGGTGGTCGGAATGTACGGCAAGGGCAATGCCGCCGTCGGTCAGGTGCCTACAGACACGGAGTACCGAACCCACTTTTCGCTGTGGTGCCTTATGGCTGCACCGCTGCTGATGGGCTGCGACGTGCGTAATCTGAACCCCGCCGCCCGTGAAATCCTGCTGAACCGAGAGGTGATAGCCGTGGACCAGGACCCTCTCGGTCGGCAGGGATATCGGGTCGGCAACAGCTGGCTGGTGGGAGAAGTGTGGGCGAAGCCGCTGGCAGACGGTTCGGTGGCGGTTGGGCTGTTCAACCGGCACGATACGGAACGACAGCTGGTAGGTGTTGCCTGGGAGAGCCTGGGGATTCACGACCGTCGTCCGTGTGTTGTCCGGGACCTGTGGGCACAGCAGTACGTGGGCGAGTTCCGCGGCAGCTACTCGCAGTACGTCGAGCCGCACGGGTGTGGACTGGTCCGCTTGCATCCAGCCTAA
- a CDS encoding DUF393 domain-containing protein, translated as MERVTLIYDGGCPRCTRWAQWALRRARLGMLETLACEDEVTRARFPEIAVEQCLRAMVVALPDGTTATGIDALPHVVARLRGWSCLAPLLRLKTVRVFLRPVYWLLAQSRRRVRCDCVGA; from the coding sequence GTGGAGCGAGTAACGCTGATTTACGATGGGGGCTGCCCGAGGTGCACTCGGTGGGCGCAGTGGGCATTGAGGCGTGCGAGGCTGGGAATGCTCGAGACGCTCGCGTGCGAGGATGAAGTGACACGAGCGCGATTTCCGGAAATCGCTGTGGAGCAGTGCCTGCGTGCGATGGTGGTCGCATTGCCCGACGGGACGACCGCTACCGGCATAGACGCCTTGCCCCACGTCGTGGCGCGCTTGCGTGGCTGGTCCTGCCTGGCTCCGTTGCTGCGCCTCAAGACGGTTCGTGTGTTCCTAAGGCCGGTCTACTGGCTACTCGCACAATCCCGGCGCCGGGTCCGATGCGACTGCGTGGGCGCCTAG
- a CDS encoding acetyl-CoA carboxylase biotin carboxylase subunit — protein MFKKVLIANRGEIAVRIIRACRELGISTVAVYSEADRDALHVRLADESVCVGSGPNGESYLVDSNVLMAAQITGADAIHPGYGYFAENATFAEGCAALGITFIGPSPDTLERMGEKVMARKIAAEQGVPIPPGTLDPVADEAHALQEAQRIGFPLLVKAAAGGGGRGIRRVESLDELVTALSNAQSEAAAAFGNGDVYLERCLVEPRHVEVQIMGDRHGNVVHLFERDCSVQNLRHQKLIEEAPCPAIDDEVRIRMGEDAVRLAKAVDYVGAGTVEFLVDRDHNHYFIEMNTRLQVEHPVTEELVGRDIVRKQILAAAGEPLGFVQSEVQRKGHVIEARLTAQDPDRDFSPSCGTVTEWVVPGGLGVRVDTFGHSGAVIPPYYDPMIAKVIVWDADRPRAIVRLRRALCEFVIGGIKTNRDLLIQIVDSDEFREGRWSTETLQRLMRGAAVSGSGL, from the coding sequence ATGTTCAAAAAGGTCCTGATCGCCAACCGGGGAGAGATCGCCGTCCGAATCATCCGTGCGTGTCGTGAACTGGGTATCAGCACGGTCGCTGTATATTCCGAAGCGGACCGCGATGCGCTACACGTTCGCTTGGCAGACGAGAGTGTGTGCGTGGGCTCGGGACCGAACGGCGAGAGCTATCTGGTGGACTCTAACGTACTGATGGCCGCGCAGATCACCGGCGCGGACGCTATCCACCCCGGCTACGGCTACTTCGCCGAGAACGCCACCTTCGCCGAGGGCTGTGCGGCGTTGGGCATTACCTTCATTGGGCCGAGCCCGGACACGCTCGAGCGGATGGGTGAAAAAGTGATGGCGCGCAAGATCGCTGCAGAGCAGGGCGTCCCAATCCCGCCGGGCACGTTGGACCCCGTGGCAGACGAAGCCCACGCGCTGCAAGAGGCGCAGCGAATCGGCTTCCCACTGCTGGTCAAGGCTGCTGCAGGCGGAGGTGGGCGCGGCATTCGGCGGGTCGAATCGCTGGACGAACTGGTGACGGCGTTGAGCAACGCGCAGAGCGAGGCGGCCGCGGCATTCGGCAACGGCGACGTGTATCTGGAGCGATGTCTGGTCGAGCCGCGCCATGTCGAAGTGCAGATCATGGGTGACCGCCACGGAAACGTGGTGCATCTGTTCGAGCGTGATTGCTCGGTGCAGAACCTCAGGCATCAGAAGCTGATCGAGGAGGCACCGTGCCCCGCCATTGACGACGAAGTGCGCATTCGTATGGGAGAGGATGCAGTGCGGCTCGCGAAGGCCGTGGACTATGTCGGCGCAGGCACCGTCGAGTTCCTGGTAGATCGAGACCACAACCACTACTTCATCGAGATGAACACGCGCCTGCAAGTGGAGCACCCGGTCACCGAGGAGCTGGTAGGCAGAGACATTGTGCGCAAGCAGATATTAGCAGCGGCAGGCGAACCGCTCGGCTTTGTGCAGAGTGAAGTGCAGCGCAAAGGGCACGTGATCGAGGCTCGCCTGACCGCCCAGGACCCTGACAGGGACTTCAGCCCGAGCTGTGGCACCGTCACCGAGTGGGTGGTGCCCGGAGGTCTCGGGGTCCGCGTGGACACCTTCGGGCACTCCGGGGCCGTCATACCTCCCTACTACGATCCGATGATCGCGAAGGTGATAGTTTGGGATGCTGACCGTCCCCGTGCGATCGTCCGGCTACGGCGAGCGCTGTGCGAGTTCGTCATCGGCGGTATCAAGACGAATCGTGATCTGCTGATCCAGATCGTGGACAGTGACGAGTTCCGCGAGGGCCGATGGTCCACGGAGACGCTGCAGCGGCTGATGCGGGGCGCGGCGGTGTCTGGCAGTGGCCTCTAA
- a CDS encoding bifunctional 5,10-methylenetetrahydrofolate dehydrogenase/5,10-methenyltetrahydrofolate cyclohydrolase: protein MSAVVMDGAALAKQELETAKLRIERLRAAGMQPRLDIVLVGDDPASITYVKMKKKRAEYVGITAVLHHMPEAVTQEQVEDTVRFLNQDRNVHGILVQHPLPKHIRERPVLAVLDPAKDVDGITPFSLGALVSKTDGFRCATPAGIMRLLEHYEVPLHGKHAVICGRSFILGRPMALMMLTANATVTICHKYSTNVQELTRQGDIVVCGTGKSEMFRADWFKEGATVIDAGYSRPPGSDRDVGDVAFEEVKEKVSFITPVPGGVGPMTVAMLLQNVALSCERRLHQ, encoded by the coding sequence GTGAGCGCAGTCGTGATGGATGGGGCGGCTTTGGCGAAGCAGGAGCTAGAGACCGCCAAGTTGCGCATCGAGCGCCTGCGAGCAGCAGGTATGCAGCCCCGTCTCGATATTGTGTTAGTGGGCGACGACCCGGCTTCTATCACCTATGTCAAGATGAAGAAGAAGCGCGCCGAGTACGTGGGTATTACCGCGGTGCTCCATCACATGCCAGAAGCCGTCACGCAGGAGCAGGTGGAAGACACCGTGCGCTTCCTGAACCAGGACCGCAACGTGCACGGTATCTTGGTCCAGCACCCTCTGCCGAAGCACATCCGTGAACGTCCTGTGTTGGCAGTATTGGACCCTGCCAAGGACGTGGACGGTATCACCCCCTTCTCGCTCGGGGCGTTGGTCAGCAAGACGGATGGGTTCCGGTGTGCCACACCCGCAGGCATCATGCGATTGCTGGAGCACTATGAGGTGCCGCTGCACGGCAAGCACGCGGTGATCTGTGGCCGCAGCTTTATCCTGGGCAGACCGATGGCCCTCATGATGCTAACCGCGAATGCTACCGTCACCATCTGCCACAAGTACAGCACTAACGTGCAGGAGCTGACTCGCCAGGGAGACATCGTGGTATGCGGTACCGGTAAGAGCGAGATGTTCCGCGCCGACTGGTTCAAAGAGGGTGCGACAGTGATAGATGCGGGCTACAGTCGGCCGCCCGGATCGGACCGGGACGTGGGCGACGTGGCTTTCGAGGAAGTGAAGGAGAAGGTGTCGTTCATCACGCCGGTCCCCGGCGGAGTGGGCCCGATGACAGTGGCGATGTTGCTGCAGAACGTCGCCCTCTCCTGCGAACGAAGGCTCCACCAATGA
- a CDS encoding polyprenyl synthetase family protein gives MTFEEYASPRIVLVEEGLDRALPPETLRPEQLHRAMRYSALAPGKRIRPLLCIAAAEACGGSADRVLSTACALECIHAFSLIHDDLPALDDDDLRRGRPTCHVAFGEATAILAGDALFALAFQLIAENRACAPDEAVGRVLALLAEASGTAGMVGGQVVDLEAETHEADAETVEYIYERKTGALILASVVSGGILAGADGDTLCQLADYGSLVGRAFQAADDVLNVIGDEATIGKPVGSDAARHKATYVALYGVEGAMERSRELTRQAIGKLETLGCRADPLRMLAEYVVERTS, from the coding sequence ATGACATTCGAAGAGTACGCGTCGCCTAGGATCGTTCTAGTGGAGGAGGGCCTGGATAGGGCTCTCCCACCTGAGACGCTCCGGCCGGAGCAGCTTCACCGAGCAATGCGATACAGCGCCCTGGCGCCGGGCAAGCGGATTCGCCCCCTGCTCTGTATCGCGGCGGCCGAGGCGTGTGGTGGTAGTGCGGACCGAGTGCTTTCGACGGCTTGCGCGCTGGAGTGTATCCATGCCTTCTCGCTGATTCATGACGATCTACCCGCACTGGATGACGACGACCTTCGCCGGGGCCGGCCCACGTGTCACGTGGCGTTCGGTGAAGCGACGGCGATCCTAGCAGGAGATGCACTCTTCGCACTCGCCTTTCAACTGATAGCGGAGAACCGAGCTTGTGCGCCCGATGAGGCGGTGGGCCGGGTGTTAGCATTGCTCGCCGAGGCTAGCGGCACCGCCGGGATGGTGGGTGGGCAGGTAGTAGACCTGGAGGCCGAGACGCACGAGGCTGACGCAGAGACGGTGGAGTACATCTATGAGAGAAAGACCGGCGCGCTGATCCTCGCCTCTGTAGTCAGCGGGGGGATACTCGCTGGCGCAGATGGGGATACGCTGTGCCAGCTCGCGGATTACGGCTCGTTGGTCGGCCGGGCGTTCCAGGCGGCGGATGACGTGCTGAACGTGATCGGCGATGAAGCCACCATCGGAAAGCCGGTCGGCAGCGACGCAGCGCGCCACAAAGCCACCTATGTGGCACTCTACGGCGTGGAGGGCGCGATGGAGAGATCGAGGGAACTAACACGCCAGGCAATCGGCAAGCTCGAGACACTCGGGTGCCGGGCCGACCCTCTGCGCATGTTGGCCGAGTACGTGGTCGAGCGCACCTCGTAG
- the lhgO gene encoding L-2-hydroxyglutarate oxidase codes for MNCDFLVIGGGVVGLTVSRQLRHEWPDATVVLIEKEPEFGLHASGRNSGVLHAGFYYTADSLKARFTREGNVALRAFCREKGLRLNECGKLVVARDERELDALDELARRGDANSVPLEMVSEADAKRIEPRVKTYRRAIWSPTTATADPQEVTRALVQEAEQTGVRMMTSTAFLSARLREVRTSAGMVGAGYVVNCAGLHADRIAHCFGFGTQYRIAPFKGLYLYSSEPPGSFRTNIYPVPDLRNPFLGVHFTVTVDGRAKIGPTAIPCIGREQYGWVRGLRARDGVESARTMLMLMLRAGFDFRALAWQEVRKYWRPHMVRRAAKLAEGVHPSQYRTWGRPGIRAQLVDIRSRKLVMDFCLEGDDRSMHVLNAVSPAWTCAIPFAAHVCDEIAARVGC; via the coding sequence ATGAACTGCGACTTCCTTGTCATCGGTGGCGGGGTAGTCGGACTCACGGTATCACGGCAGCTGCGGCACGAGTGGCCGGATGCCACCGTTGTGCTCATCGAGAAGGAGCCCGAGTTCGGCTTGCACGCGAGCGGGAGGAATAGCGGCGTGCTGCACGCTGGGTTCTACTATACTGCCGACTCGCTCAAGGCTCGCTTCACCAGGGAGGGCAACGTCGCGCTCCGTGCCTTCTGTCGGGAGAAGGGTTTGCGGCTGAACGAGTGCGGAAAGCTCGTAGTAGCACGCGATGAGCGCGAGCTTGACGCTTTGGACGAGCTTGCGCGCCGAGGAGACGCGAACAGCGTACCGCTCGAGATGGTGAGCGAAGCAGATGCAAAGCGGATCGAACCTCGCGTGAAGACCTACCGGCGCGCGATTTGGTCGCCCACGACGGCAACCGCTGATCCCCAAGAGGTAACACGCGCACTAGTGCAAGAAGCAGAGCAAACCGGCGTACGAATGATGACCTCGACCGCATTTCTCTCGGCGCGCCTACGTGAGGTGCGCACCTCTGCTGGCATGGTGGGGGCAGGGTATGTGGTGAACTGCGCGGGCTTGCATGCCGATAGGATCGCACACTGCTTCGGCTTCGGCACCCAGTACCGCATCGCTCCCTTCAAGGGTCTGTACCTCTATTCGTCGGAGCCCCCCGGCTCGTTCCGGACGAACATCTACCCGGTACCTGACCTGCGCAATCCCTTCCTCGGCGTGCACTTCACCGTTACCGTGGATGGGCGAGCGAAGATTGGGCCTACTGCTATCCCATGCATCGGACGCGAGCAGTATGGGTGGGTGCGTGGCCTTAGGGCCCGCGACGGCGTAGAGAGTGCCCGAACGATGCTGATGCTGATGCTACGTGCCGGATTCGACTTTCGAGCATTGGCGTGGCAAGAGGTGCGCAAATATTGGCGACCTCACATGGTGCGTCGAGCTGCCAAGCTGGCCGAGGGTGTACACCCGTCGCAGTATCGCACGTGGGGTCGTCCCGGCATCCGCGCGCAGTTAGTGGACATTCGTAGCCGAAAGCTGGTGATGGACTTCTGCCTAGAGGGGGACGACCGCTCGATGCATGTGCTGAACGCCGTGTCGCCCGCCTGGACCTGCGCCATACCTTTCGCAGCACATGTGTGCGACGAGATCGCAGCGCGTGTGGGATGTTGA
- the csaB gene encoding polysaccharide pyruvyl transferase CsaB, whose translation MEPKLVIAGYFGCGNLGDDAILAGFLEGIAGLPVRPMALSGHPERTRRTFSIGSVHRMNLAAVRESLSGAEALVFAGGSIFQDVTSIRSVYYYAKLVSLGKSLTGRVILLGQGFGPVRTWLGRRFVRGALSQVDAIAVRDEESGRLATSLGAKCEVRLTADMAWLAKPEAGGDGSFGIGDQGAVGLVPRLWRNTREVAAAFGGLSRHLSNQGKLPLLIPFEECDEKMASQMTALGHPSPTIVKGIRAPGALMARMERLQGVVTMRYHGALFAARAGIAPLLVSYDPKVAALAGVLGLPKSVPVEGLTADRLIAAWDEHERNHAALETNLLQKRQTLSEKALENIALLKRYVPSLKGENVPTKLP comes from the coding sequence ATGGAACCTAAGCTGGTCATCGCGGGGTACTTCGGCTGCGGCAACCTAGGAGATGACGCCATCCTGGCGGGTTTCCTCGAAGGTATTGCCGGGCTTCCCGTCCGCCCCATGGCTTTGTCTGGTCACCCCGAGCGTACCCGCCGTACCTTCTCGATAGGCTCCGTCCACCGCATGAACCTCGCAGCCGTTCGCGAGTCGCTCTCCGGGGCCGAGGCGCTGGTGTTTGCCGGCGGCAGCATCTTCCAGGACGTCACGAGCATCCGGTCGGTGTACTACTACGCGAAGCTGGTGTCGCTGGGAAAGAGCCTGACGGGGCGCGTGATCCTGCTCGGCCAAGGCTTCGGCCCGGTGCGCACGTGGCTGGGGCGGCGATTCGTACGGGGCGCGCTGAGCCAGGTAGACGCAATCGCCGTGCGCGACGAAGAGTCTGGGCGCTTGGCAACTTCGCTCGGAGCCAAATGCGAGGTCCGGCTGACCGCGGACATGGCCTGGCTGGCCAAGCCGGAGGCAGGTGGAGACGGTTCCTTTGGCATCGGCGATCAGGGAGCGGTGGGGCTGGTGCCGCGCCTCTGGAGAAACACCCGCGAAGTCGCCGCTGCATTCGGCGGTCTCTCCCGTCACCTCTCCAACCAAGGCAAGCTGCCGCTGCTCATCCCCTTCGAAGAGTGTGACGAGAAGATGGCGTCGCAGATGACCGCGCTGGGACACCCCTCGCCAACCATCGTGAAGGGCATTCGCGCCCCCGGAGCGCTGATGGCGCGGATGGAACGGCTGCAAGGCGTCGTGACGATGCGGTATCACGGCGCGTTGTTCGCCGCGAGGGCAGGCATTGCGCCCTTACTGGTCAGCTACGATCCGAAGGTGGCCGCGCTAGCCGGCGTGCTCGGCCTTCCCAAGTCGGTGCCGGTCGAGGGCTTGACTGCCGACCGACTGATCGCAGCCTGGGATGAGCACGAGCGCAACCACGCGGCGCTGGAAACGAACCTGCTGCAGAAACGTCAGACACTGAGTGAGAAGGCCCTGGAGAACATCGCTCTGCTGAAGAGGTACGTGCCTAGCCTGAAGGGCGAAAACGTCCCGACGAAACTGCCTTGA
- a CDS encoding rhomboid family intramembrane serine protease, which produces MLLPIRDENPPRHFPLITMTLIALNIIVFLWDRGGNPFGPRMVFMEMAMVPHDVLGAFSGGSSDALVTLFTCMFLHGGIAHLLGNMLFLWIFGNNVEDTFGPVFFILLYLAWGVAASALHIFVDPTSGIPTLGASGAIAGVLGSYVMLFPHARIDTLFWAFFVFVIEMPAWVLLGAWFVMQVLPGYQQPGVATWAHAGGFVAGVATVLLLGGRGRLLPRYRQLSWESDDD; this is translated from the coding sequence ATGTTGTTGCCCATCCGTGACGAAAACCCGCCGAGACACTTTCCGCTTATCACGATGACGTTGATCGCGCTGAACATCATCGTCTTTCTGTGGGACCGCGGCGGTAACCCCTTCGGGCCGCGAATGGTTTTTATGGAGATGGCGATGGTGCCGCACGACGTCCTCGGAGCATTCTCCGGCGGGTCGTCCGATGCCCTCGTCACCCTGTTCACCTGCATGTTCCTGCACGGGGGGATTGCGCACCTTCTAGGCAACATGCTGTTCCTGTGGATCTTCGGCAACAACGTGGAGGACACGTTCGGCCCGGTGTTCTTCATTCTGCTGTACCTAGCGTGGGGCGTTGCCGCCTCGGCACTACACATCTTCGTGGACCCGACCTCGGGTATTCCTACGCTGGGGGCGAGCGGCGCGATTGCCGGCGTTCTGGGAAGCTACGTGATGTTGTTCCCACACGCACGGATCGACACGCTTTTCTGGGCGTTCTTCGTGTTCGTGATCGAGATGCCCGCCTGGGTCTTGCTTGGTGCGTGGTTCGTGATGCAGGTGCTCCCTGGCTACCAACAGCCCGGCGTGGCAACTTGGGCACATGCCGGTGGCTTTGTCGCTGGCGTGGCGACTGTGTTATTGCTAGGTGGGCGCGGGCGGCTTTTGCCCCGCTATCGCCAACTCTCGTGGGAGAGCGACGATGACTAG
- a CDS encoding VOC family protein encodes MRRQLSYVEVHSQTPEKTLTFYADLFNVPPQGKSKDGGGIELGDGYLGVIRSPADGALPEFGVDVDDLEPFLTRLRARGVPFEEPSEIEAGGRRFLQVIFRDPDGREVSLFQPL; translated from the coding sequence GTGAGGCGACAGCTGAGCTACGTCGAGGTCCATTCGCAGACACCCGAAAAAACCCTTACCTTCTACGCCGACCTGTTCAACGTGCCTCCGCAAGGCAAGAGCAAGGATGGCGGCGGTATTGAGCTGGGCGACGGCTACCTCGGTGTGATCAGGTCGCCAGCCGATGGCGCGTTGCCCGAGTTCGGCGTGGACGTAGACGACCTGGAGCCCTTCCTGACCCGACTGCGGGCCCGCGGCGTACCGTTCGAGGAACCGAGCGAGATCGAGGCCGGAGGCCGCCGGTTCTTGCAGGTCATCTTCCGCGACCCCGACGGCCGCGAGGTCTCGCTCTTCCAGCCGTTGTAA
- the trxB gene encoding thioredoxin-disulfide reductase produces MVHNVIIIGSGPAGYTAALYTSRANLEPLLFSGDEPGGQLMITTDVENYPGFPEGITGPEMMQLFRKQAERFGTTVRDEKVTALDVSERPFTVQAAGQTYRAKTVILATGASAKWLGLPAEQALMGHGVSACATCDGFFFRDKTVVVVGGGDTAMEEAGFLTRFCSKVYVAHRRDALRASKIMQDRVLGNPKVEMLWNTVIEDIHDPAEKRVTAVTLRNTKSGETQRMPVDGVFVAIGHEPNSHLVRGVLDTDDLGYVITEPRSTRTKIPGLFACGDLVDRTYRQAVTAAGSGCMAAIDAERFLESEGH; encoded by the coding sequence ATGGTCCATAACGTTATCATCATCGGTTCCGGTCCGGCCGGCTACACCGCCGCGCTATACACGTCCAGGGCCAATCTGGAGCCCCTACTCTTCTCCGGTGACGAGCCGGGTGGGCAGTTGATGATCACGACCGACGTGGAAAACTACCCCGGCTTCCCCGAGGGGATCACCGGGCCGGAGATGATGCAGCTCTTCCGCAAACAGGCCGAGCGCTTCGGCACCACGGTGCGGGACGAGAAGGTGACGGCGCTGGATGTGTCGGAGCGACCCTTCACCGTGCAGGCGGCCGGGCAAACCTATCGGGCCAAGACGGTCATCCTCGCGACCGGCGCCTCGGCGAAGTGGCTCGGCCTTCCTGCGGAGCAGGCGCTGATGGGCCATGGCGTGTCGGCCTGCGCCACCTGCGACGGTTTCTTTTTCCGCGACAAGACGGTCGTGGTGGTGGGCGGCGGGGACACCGCGATGGAAGAGGCCGGCTTCCTCACGCGCTTCTGCTCCAAGGTGTACGTTGCACACCGGCGGGATGCGTTGCGGGCCAGCAAGATTATGCAGGACCGCGTGCTCGGCAACCCCAAGGTGGAGATGCTGTGGAACACGGTCATCGAAGACATCCACGACCCTGCTGAGAAACGGGTGACCGCCGTGACGCTGCGCAACACCAAGTCGGGCGAGACGCAACGGATGCCGGTGGACGGCGTTTTCGTTGCCATTGGACACGAACCCAACAGCCACTTAGTACGAGGCGTGCTGGACACCGACGATCTGGGCTACGTCATCACCGAACCCCGATCCACGCGCACGAAGATACCGGGGCTGTTTGCCTGCGGCGACCTGGTGGATCGCACCTACCGGCAGGCCGTGACCGCAGCGGGTTCGGGGTGCATGGCAGCGATTGACGCCGAGCGCTTCTTAGAGTCCGAGGGGCACTAG